ATAATACAAACAATCAACAGCATGGTTGGCAGTCTTGGTAACAGTGTTAAACTCGTTACATTTGCAACTCCTGCAAAGCCAGTAATAGCAAAGAAGTCCAAGGGGCTGGATGAATATATAGCCAGTGATATGACCTGTGATATAGTGCTGATAAACAACGCAAATCCAGTATATTCTAGTGTATATGGTGAGCGCCTTTCTGAAAAGCTTAAAAAAGCTTCAACAGTTGTGCTCTTTACTTCTTCGCTTAATGATACAGCACAGTATGCTGATTATATTTTCCCAACACTTACTTCACTTGAAATTCCTTTTACAGGTCAGGCTGTATCAGCTAAGTTTGAAGCAAAACATGCTGGTGACTCCTTGCTGGCAATAGCAAAAAACATACCCAATATAACCTCTCAATTCCCATGGAATAGTTATTTAGATGTGGTAAAAGCTGTTAGTTTCCAGACTAAAAATGTAGCAAACCTTGATATCCCTGTTGATATCATCACTGCAAAGCTGGAAGAATTAGAAAAATTGCTACAAGCCTCAGGCTCATATTCCATATCGATGGTACCTTTTGAAATACCAGTAGTTGGTGAGGGAAATGGTCTTGCACTTCCCTATGTATTAAAAGCCCTCCCCAATACAATTTTAAAAGGCGATACAAGCTGGGTATGGATGAATCCAGTTACAGCATCAAAAGAAGGAATTTCCGAAGGCTCCAAAATCGATATTGAATCTTCCCGTGGTGAACTTGACACAGTCAGAGTACATTTAACCAAACGCGTTGCTTACGATACTGTTGCAATGCCTATCGGTTTTGGCCATGAGGAATTAACCGAATATGGTAGCGAAAAAGGTGTTAACCCAAAACCCATAATGTCAGATGCATTGGACCCTCTTAGTGGTTATGCTGACTGGTGGTTAACACGAGTAAAATTGAGTTAAGAGGTGATTAATTATGGCCAAGATGACAAGAAGATGGGGAATGGTTATAGATTTAGATAAATGTACTGGATGCGGTGCATGCAATATTGCTTGTGCACAGGAAAATAATCTTCCAATATTTAAAGATGATTCTGATGTGCCCAAAAGGGTCACGTTCCTTGACCTTATAGAAGTAACCAATGATAAAGATCCAAAAGCCCAGTATCCTGATGTAAAAGTGGCATATATACCCAAGATGTGCCAGCAGTGTTCAGGAAATGATCCAA
The Spirochaetota bacterium genome window above contains:
- a CDS encoding molybdopterin dinucleotide binding domain-containing protein, with amino-acid sequence IIQTINSMVGSLGNSVKLVTFATPAKPVIAKKSKGLDEYIASDMTCDIVLINNANPVYSSVYGERLSEKLKKASTVVLFTSSLNDTAQYADYIFPTLTSLEIPFTGQAVSAKFEAKHAGDSLLAIAKNIPNITSQFPWNSYLDVVKAVSFQTKNVANLDIPVDIITAKLEELEKLLQASGSYSISMVPFEIPVVGEGNGLALPYVLKALPNTILKGDTSWVWMNPVTASKEGISEGSKIDIESSRGELDTVRVHLTKRVAYDTVAMPIGFGHEELTEYGSEKGVNPKPIMSDALDPLSGYADWWLTRVKLS